One window of the Diospyros lotus cultivar Yz01 chromosome 12, ASM1463336v1, whole genome shotgun sequence genome contains the following:
- the LOC127787087 gene encoding cysteine-rich repeat secretory protein 38-like, with amino-acid sequence MHFSKPLIPFWLSFCLFFFPTTVLCAGPLYRICFGSNSSSAIYQSNVNDLGNLLQDKVAQTGFAVASVGNGENRANGLALCRGDTSSLPCKTCVAEASKRLRDRCPTREGAIIWYDNCLYKYSNEEFFGDIDKKHKFYMVNTEDVKDPEVFNMKTKNLLSQLVSKAYVNPMLYAADEVELDESKKLYGLVQCTRDLSRSNCKKCLEDAVDELLDCCDGKEGGRVVGGSCNFRYEIYPFLNN; translated from the exons ATGCATTTCTCAAAGCCATTAATCCCGTTTTGGCTCTCCTtttgcctcttcttcttccccaccACCGTTCTCTGTGCAGGCCCTCTCTACCGCATTTGCTTTGGTAGCAACTCATCAAGCGCCATCTATCAATCCAACGTGAATGACCTAGGAAACCTCCTCCAAGACAAAGTTGCTCAAACTGGATTTGCAGTCGCCTCCGTCGGGAACGGCGAAAACCGAGCCAACGGCCTAGCCTTGTGCCGGGGTGATACCTCAAGCTTGCCCTGCAAAACTTGTGTTGCTGAGGCGAGCAAAAGGCTCAGAGATCGTTGCCCGACCAGGGAAGGAGCCATCATATG GTATGATAACTGCCTCTATAAGTACTCGAACGAGGAGTTCTTCGGGGACATTGACAAGAAGCACAAGTTTTATATGGTCAACACCGAAGACGTGAAAGATCCGGAGGTTTTTAACATGAAAACAAAGAACTTGCTGAGCCAATTGGTGAGCAAAGCTTATGTGAACCCAATGCTGTATGCTGCTGATGAGGTAGAGCTTGATGAATCAAAGAAGCTCTATGGGCTGGTGCAATGCACAAGAGATCTTTCGAGAAGTAACTGTAAGAAGTGCCTTGAAGATGCAGTGGATGAGCTTTTAGATTGCTGCGATGGAAAAGAAGGAGGAAGAGTGGTTGGTGGCAGTTGTAACTTTAGATATGAGATCTACCCTTTCCTTAACAATTAA